The following proteins come from a genomic window of Bactrocera tryoni isolate S06 chromosome 1, CSIRO_BtryS06_freeze2, whole genome shotgun sequence:
- the LOC120782609 gene encoding phosphatidylinositol N-acetylglucosaminyltransferase subunit P yields MPEHTPAPTPHRAVYGFGFYLLFLTLFILYVMWALLPTESWGLHYLPDKYFAAYLPILILMGMFFFEFFIYPGIGLAMTPNVDQLESVMDTALLLRHAEIDIDAKSLNTSLWSRVRHNIQVTPRKERKVLSNCRYCQGTHQLPAAHEQISTLRFLDLQDVNRSIMD; encoded by the coding sequence ATGCCGGAGCACACGCCAGCGCCAACTCCACATAGAGCAGTCTAtggttttggtttttatttactatttcttACTCTTTTCATTTTGTATGTAATGTGGGCATTGCTTCCAACAGAGAGTTGGGGTTTGCATTACTTACCTGATAAATACTTTGCTGCCTATCTTCCAATACTAATACTTATGGGCATGTTTTTCTTCGAGTTCTTCATTTACCCCGGGATAGGACTTGCGATGACACCCAATGTAGATCAATTGGAGTCTGTGATGGATACAGCTTTATTACTTCGACATGCAGAAATAGATATAGATGCAAAATCATTGAATACAAGTTTATGGTCTAGAGTACGACACAATATACAAGTGACTCCTCGAAAAGAACGTAAAGTGTTGTCAAATTGTAGATATTGTCAAGGCACGCATCAACTACCAGCTGCTCATGAACAGATATCTACATTACGATTTTTAGATTTACAAGATGTTAACCGGAGTATTATGGATTAa
- the LOC120782602 gene encoding pre-rRNA-processing protein TSR2 homolog produces the protein MTQADFQKNFRLVLEKIFNNWQNLRLAVEHGMGGRNGQQLAIEIMDYTYKYCIGNENITQGELQDVLEDLLDQEFDTICDDNSIPEICRNLLRYKALCLKGEYALIESELSKLPQGKDWLRPDVKIVYTPVAGEDSSSDEDDESGDSEDGMDVDDDDSDLASCSRVTRSQTRRKQQEEFVEPEPGWTTVRTRRK, from the exons ATGACCCAAGCAGATTTCCAAAAGAATTTCCGTTTggttttggaaaaaatcttcAACAACTGGCAAAATTTGCGACTAGCTGTTGAACATGGAATGGGTGGACGTAATGGACAACAA CTAGCAATTGAAATTATGGactacacatacaaatattgcaTAGGCAATGAAAATATAACACAAGGCGAACTGCAAGATGTTTTGGAAGACTTATTAGATCAGGAATTCGACACAATCTGTGATGACAACTCAATTCCAG AGATCTGCCGTAATTTATTGCGTTACAAAGCGCTCTGTCTTAAAGGCGAGTATGCGCTAATTGAAAGCGAATTAAGCAAACTGCCACAGGGTAAAGACTGGTTGCGCCCAGATGTAAAAATTGTGTATACACCAGTTGCAGGAGAAGATTCATCTTCAGACGAAGATGATGAGAGTGGTGACTCAGAAGATGGTATGGATGTAGACGATGATGACAGTGATTTGGCCAGTTGTAGCCGTGTAACAAGATCGCAAACACGCAGAAAACAACAGGAAGAATTCGTTGAACCTGAACCTGGCTGGACAACTGTGCGTACTAGAAGGAAGTAG
- the LOC120782619 gene encoding uncharacterized protein LOC120782619, with product MQPSTDSGSDEHTEKKATEATLKIPFETAKSAEIAYRVLSVDKEPRRNFVKKELLLLGDQIEVHFVADQVKNLRTAITSFFGALLLCTDTIKEFELKNSDNDNAGAHASANST from the exons ATGCAACCTTCAACAGATTCAGGCTCTGATGAACATACAGAGAAAAAAGCTACTGAAGC GACTCTAAAAATCCCATTCGAAACAGCAAAGAGTGCAGAAATTGCATACCGTGTGTTAAGTGTGGATAAAGAACCGCGTCGCAATTTTGTCAAAAAGGAGCTCCTTTTATTGGGTGATCAAATAGAAGTGCATTTTGTTGCCGACCAAGTAAAAAATCTTCGCACAGCAATCACATCATTTTTTGGTGCTCTTCTACTTTGTACGGATACAATAAAAGAATTTGAGCTAAAAAACTCTGACAACGACAATGCCGGAGCACACGCCAGCGCCAACTCCACATAG